One Stenotrophomonas sp. SAU14A_NAIMI4_5 DNA segment encodes these proteins:
- the dnaQ gene encoding DNA polymerase III subunit epsilon, whose amino-acid sequence MSRIVALDTETTGISHRMGHRVIEIGAVELIDGQLTGRQFHTYLQPQRSVDWGAQRVHGISDAMLVGKPLFSSKAAELLEFLRGSEMVAHNATFDVGFLDNELRLAGMPGSLAQYCRITCSLKLARGRWPGQGNKLDDVLQRLRIPGNRGLHGALKDAHLLAQVIPHLR is encoded by the coding sequence ATGAGCCGCATCGTCGCACTGGATACCGAAACCACCGGCATTTCCCATCGCATGGGCCATCGGGTCATCGAAATCGGTGCGGTGGAACTGATCGATGGCCAGCTCACCGGCCGCCAGTTCCACACCTACCTGCAGCCGCAGCGCTCGGTGGACTGGGGCGCGCAGCGCGTGCACGGCATCAGCGATGCGATGCTGGTCGGCAAGCCGCTGTTTTCCAGCAAGGCCGCAGAGCTGCTGGAATTCCTGCGTGGCAGCGAGATGGTCGCGCACAACGCCACCTTCGATGTGGGCTTCCTCGATAACGAGCTGCGCCTGGCCGGCATGCCTGGCAGCCTGGCGCAGTACTGCCGCATCACCTGCAGCCTGAAGCTGGCGCGCGGGCGTTGGCCGGGCCAGGGCAACAAGCTGGACGATGTGCTGCAGCGCCTGCGCATTCCCGGCAATCGCGGCCTGCACGGCGCGTTGAAGGATGCGCATCTGCTGGCGCAGGTGATTCCGCACCTGCGTTGA
- a CDS encoding dihydrodipicolinate synthase family protein gives MAALQGVFPILPTIFDAQGVVDETATQGVFEYLLAAGAAGVVFPGLASEYDMLDMEERLHLTACIGRWNSGRVPFIVGGSAKTLDDAVRLTRAGGEAGAAAAMVLTPHALAGDNEGMAAFFARLGTESGVPIMLQNAPPPMGVGLGVDALLALATQVPAITYVKEETMPSGHRITALSERAGDAVQAVFGGAGARYVLDELARGAVGTMPACEITEVHVAMLAAYAAGDHERARVLFERTLPLLSMQAVFRWRLTKAVLLRRGIIDCEHVRAPGPALDAWDRRELDTLLSRIADLLPLDVVPGRPQRTPA, from the coding sequence ATGGCCGCTCTGCAAGGTGTCTTCCCGATTCTTCCGACGATCTTCGATGCCCAGGGCGTAGTGGACGAAACCGCTACCCAGGGGGTGTTCGAATACCTGCTGGCCGCGGGCGCCGCCGGCGTGGTGTTCCCCGGCCTGGCCAGCGAATACGACATGCTGGACATGGAGGAGCGCCTGCACCTGACCGCCTGCATCGGCCGCTGGAACAGCGGCCGCGTGCCGTTCATCGTCGGTGGCAGTGCGAAGACGCTGGACGATGCCGTGCGCCTGACCCGTGCCGGCGGCGAAGCAGGCGCGGCGGCGGCGATGGTGCTGACCCCGCACGCGCTGGCCGGTGACAACGAAGGCATGGCGGCGTTCTTCGCGCGCCTGGGCACCGAATCGGGCGTGCCGATCATGCTGCAGAACGCGCCGCCGCCGATGGGCGTGGGCCTGGGCGTGGATGCGCTGCTGGCCCTGGCCACGCAGGTGCCGGCGATCACCTACGTCAAGGAAGAAACAATGCCGTCCGGGCATCGCATCACCGCGCTGTCCGAACGGGCTGGCGATGCCGTGCAGGCGGTGTTCGGTGGCGCGGGCGCGCGCTACGTGCTGGACGAGCTGGCACGCGGTGCGGTGGGTACCATGCCGGCCTGCGAGATCACCGAAGTGCACGTGGCGATGCTGGCCGCATACGCCGCCGGTGACCACGAGCGCGCACGCGTATTGTTCGAGCGCACGCTGCCGCTGCTGAGCATGCAGGCGGTGTTCCGCTGGCGGCTGACCAAGGCCGTGCTGCTGCGCCGAGGCATCATCGACTGCGAACATGTACGCGCCCCCGGCCCGGCGCTGGACGCCTGGGACCGCCGGGAACTGGATACCCTGTTGTCCCGCATTGCCGACCTGCTGCCGCTGGACGTTGTGCCCGGCCGCCCACAACGGACCCCTGCATGA
- a CDS encoding helix-turn-helix domain-containing protein, with protein sequence MRTKPNAQPNQSLIDGIATLQALASSPEPVGCRELARQLDANPTRVNRLLKTLAYLGIARQTADRKYTAGPGMHVLAAQSLFASGLIRRALPVLESLRRFGHTVALGVLWNDSVSYLFHAPPGIEAARGLGRIGLLPATTSGIGIVLLAQLSDDEVREIYQDKPIPMFPEGIEQLLATLAVTRAQGHARVHVADERDHHIVAIAMGDPVHAGIAMSGWIPESATAELVAALRTAAAEIG encoded by the coding sequence ATGCGAACCAAGCCCAATGCCCAGCCCAACCAGAGCCTGATCGACGGCATCGCCACCCTTCAGGCACTGGCGTCGTCGCCCGAGCCGGTGGGCTGCCGTGAACTGGCCCGCCAGCTCGACGCCAACCCGACGCGGGTCAACCGCCTGCTCAAGACCCTGGCCTATCTGGGCATCGCGCGGCAGACCGCCGACCGCAAGTACACCGCCGGCCCGGGCATGCACGTGCTGGCCGCACAGAGCCTGTTCGCCTCCGGCCTGATCCGTCGCGCGCTGCCGGTGCTGGAAAGCCTGCGTCGCTTCGGTCACACCGTGGCACTGGGCGTGCTGTGGAACGACAGCGTCAGCTACCTGTTCCATGCGCCGCCGGGCATCGAGGCGGCACGGGGCCTGGGCCGCATCGGCCTGCTGCCGGCCACCACCAGCGGCATCGGCATCGTGCTGCTGGCGCAGCTGAGCGATGACGAAGTGCGCGAGATCTACCAGGACAAGCCGATTCCGATGTTCCCCGAGGGCATCGAGCAGCTGCTGGCGACCCTGGCAGTGACCCGTGCGCAGGGCCATGCCCGGGTGCACGTCGCCGACGAACGTGACCACCACATCGTCGCCATCGCCATGGGCGACCCGGTCCACGCCGGCATCGCCATGTCCGGCTGGATCCCCGAATCGGCCACCGCGGAACTGGTGGCGGCCCTGCGCACGGCGGCGGCGGAGATCGGCTGA
- a CDS encoding MFS transporter, protein MSGSGKTRWVLLGLLFFSTVINYLDRQALSILATTIQADLDMSDIEYARVVQVFLFAYAAAYVMAGRITDWLGARVALLLFVGWWSLANIATGFVRSAVELGAARFALGLGEPGNYTVGTKVVSEQFPPRQRGLALGLYTAGAMIGATLAPPLIGGIAIAYGWRAAFWITGLAGLVWMIGWWWAYPRGAGKQSTAVAASASDASPADEAAAAPTPPSMKGVWGRLARDRTVWALVASRAVADPVWYFYLFWFPKYLGDARGMSLMAVASLAWIVYVAADIGSVGGGLISGGLVKRGMDPVQARLRTMIGAACLAPVGIFVALHPPIPVLLGLACLVTFAHLTYQINLTTMTVDLFPSRYIASVAGLVGCGSALGGMVSAQVVGHLVAGGNFDRAFVLMAVLHPIAVVLAWIALRQARRSPMTLVGQQAA, encoded by the coding sequence GTGAGCGGGTCGGGCAAGACTAGGTGGGTCCTGCTGGGACTGCTGTTCTTTTCCACCGTCATCAACTACCTGGACCGGCAGGCGCTGTCGATCCTGGCCACGACCATCCAGGCCGACCTGGACATGTCCGACATCGAGTACGCGCGGGTGGTGCAGGTGTTTCTGTTCGCCTATGCCGCCGCCTACGTCATGGCCGGACGCATCACCGACTGGCTGGGCGCGCGGGTGGCGCTGCTGCTGTTCGTGGGCTGGTGGTCGCTGGCCAACATCGCTACCGGCTTCGTACGCAGCGCGGTGGAACTGGGGGCGGCGCGGTTCGCGCTGGGCCTGGGCGAGCCGGGCAATTACACGGTCGGCACCAAGGTGGTGTCCGAACAGTTCCCGCCGCGGCAGCGCGGCCTTGCCCTGGGCCTGTACACCGCCGGCGCGATGATCGGCGCCACCCTGGCACCGCCGCTGATCGGCGGCATCGCCATCGCCTACGGCTGGCGCGCGGCATTCTGGATCACCGGCCTGGCCGGGCTGGTGTGGATGATCGGCTGGTGGTGGGCCTACCCGCGCGGCGCCGGAAAGCAGTCGACCGCAGTGGCGGCCAGCGCTTCGGATGCGTCTCCAGCCGACGAGGCCGCGGCCGCACCGACGCCACCGAGCATGAAAGGGGTCTGGGGCCGGTTGGCGCGCGACCGCACGGTATGGGCGTTGGTCGCCTCGCGCGCCGTGGCCGACCCGGTCTGGTACTTCTACCTGTTCTGGTTCCCCAAATACCTGGGCGATGCGCGCGGCATGAGCCTGATGGCGGTCGCGTCCCTGGCCTGGATCGTCTACGTGGCCGCCGACATCGGCAGCGTCGGCGGTGGCCTGATTTCCGGTGGCCTGGTGAAGCGTGGCATGGACCCGGTGCAGGCCCGCCTGCGCACGATGATCGGCGCGGCGTGCCTGGCACCGGTCGGCATCTTCGTGGCCCTGCATCCGCCAATTCCCGTGCTGCTGGGGCTGGCCTGCCTGGTCACGTTTGCCCACCTCACCTATCAGATCAACCTGACCACGATGACGGTGGACCTGTTCCCGTCGCGCTACATCGCTTCGGTGGCGGGGCTGGTGGGCTGCGGCAGCGCGCTGGGCGGCATGGTGTCGGCGCAGGTGGTCGGGCATCTGGTGGCCGGTGGCAACTTCGACCGCGCGTTCGTGCTGATGGCGGTGCTGCACCCGATCGCGGTGGTGCTGGCCTGGATCGCACTGCGCCAGGCACGTCGCTCGCCGATGACACTGGTGGGGCAGCAGGCGGCGTAA
- a CDS encoding RidA family protein, with protein sequence MTPRDVVFPAGRQALYERNRYSPAIRSNGFLFVSGQVGSREDGSPEPDFETQVRRAFDNLNAVLAAAGCSFDDVIDVTVFMVDPETNFEKAWAIVPEYWGEAPHPTLTGIGVTWLYGFQFEIKVIAKLP encoded by the coding sequence ATGACCCCTCGCGACGTCGTTTTCCCCGCCGGCCGGCAGGCGCTGTACGAGCGCAACCGCTACTCGCCCGCCATCCGTTCCAATGGCTTCCTGTTCGTCTCCGGCCAGGTCGGCAGCCGCGAGGACGGCTCGCCCGAACCGGACTTCGAGACCCAGGTGCGCCGCGCCTTCGACAACCTCAACGCGGTGCTGGCCGCTGCCGGCTGCAGCTTTGATGACGTGATCGACGTGACCGTGTTCATGGTCGACCCGGAAACGAACTTCGAGAAGGCCTGGGCCATCGTGCCCGAGTACTGGGGCGAAGCCCCGCACCCGACCCTGACCGGCATCGGCGTGACCTGGCTGTATGGGTTCCAGTTCGAGATCAAGGTGATCGCGAAGCTGCCCTGA
- a CDS encoding LysR family transcriptional regulator, translating to MDRFEAMRAFARVVETGSFTRAAHTLQVSRTTVTQLVQQLEAHLRLRLLNRTTRRVSVTADGAAYYPRIARLLAELEEVEGGLGDAASQPRGRLRIDVPGPYARLQLVPALPDFHARYPDIQLDIGVSDREVDVIADNVDCVIRGGAPADPALVARPLASLPIGFHASPAYLQHFGMPAHPRALEGPDHHMVGFLSPRTGRARVFLAQRGDERTEVQGRHAVGFDDGNAYLAAGVAGLGVVALPSYMADPHVASGELRPVLQDWQLPPMPMHVMFPPNRHMSQRLRVFIDWAVEVLG from the coding sequence ATGGACCGTTTCGAGGCGATGCGCGCCTTCGCCCGCGTGGTGGAAACCGGCAGCTTCACCCGTGCCGCGCACACCCTGCAGGTCAGCCGCACCACGGTCACCCAGCTGGTACAGCAGCTGGAGGCGCACCTGCGGCTGCGCCTGCTCAACCGCACCACCCGGCGGGTCAGCGTCACCGCCGATGGCGCGGCCTACTACCCGCGCATCGCGCGCCTGCTGGCTGAGCTGGAAGAAGTGGAGGGCGGGCTCGGCGATGCCGCCAGCCAGCCGCGCGGGCGCCTGCGCATCGACGTGCCCGGTCCATACGCGCGGCTGCAGCTGGTGCCGGCGCTGCCGGATTTCCACGCGCGCTATCCGGACATCCAGCTGGACATCGGCGTCAGCGACCGCGAGGTCGATGTCATCGCCGACAACGTGGACTGCGTGATCCGTGGCGGTGCGCCTGCCGATCCGGCGCTGGTGGCGCGGCCACTGGCCAGCTTGCCGATCGGCTTCCACGCCAGCCCTGCGTACCTGCAGCACTTCGGCATGCCCGCGCACCCGCGCGCGCTGGAAGGGCCGGACCATCACATGGTCGGCTTCCTCAGCCCGCGCACCGGTCGCGCACGCGTGTTCCTCGCCCAGCGCGGTGATGAGCGCACTGAAGTGCAGGGTCGCCATGCAGTGGGCTTCGATGATGGCAATGCCTATCTGGCTGCCGGCGTGGCGGGCCTGGGCGTGGTCGCGCTGCCGAGCTACATGGCGGATCCGCATGTGGCCAGCGGTGAACTGCGGCCGGTACTGCAGGACTGGCAGCTGCCGCCGATGCCGATGCACGTGATGTTTCCGCCGAACCGGCACATGAGCCAGCGCCTGCGGGTGTTCATTGACTGGGCGGTGGAGGTGTTGGGGTGA
- a CDS encoding glycosyltransferase yields the protein MRLLALTYGTEGDTRPLVMLCHGLRQAGHEVMLLAEQGTLGSARELGVPHAALEGDIHDEVVALVARGNNLAAASRGLARMAGRHVPAWMAQADVAAAGCDAVLTGGLAAVVGLSVAERRGLPAIGTGMIPLTPTRAFASPFLPPMPLPGVLRRASYGLVNQAVWRTFRTPINAARAALGQPPRRTLWTGLPMLYGISPQLLPPPADWPADHVVCGQWRMPEQPWSPPADLQAFLDAGPAPVYLGFGSMTGFDRERVLPALLKALAPRRVLLFPGWAGLPAGALPANVFVLGPTPHEALFPRCALAIHHGGSGTTHSACRAGIPSLVMPFAADQFFWARRLQTLGVAPAPLSPKRLEAASLTAAIAFAEDSATRARAAALGVAMASEDGVATGVAMIERWLQPV from the coding sequence ATGCGACTGCTGGCCCTGACCTATGGCACCGAAGGCGACACCCGGCCGCTGGTGATGCTGTGCCATGGCCTGCGCCAGGCCGGCCACGAGGTAATGCTGCTGGCCGAACAAGGCACGCTGGGCAGCGCGCGCGAGCTGGGCGTGCCGCACGCGGCGCTGGAAGGCGACATCCACGACGAAGTGGTGGCCCTGGTGGCACGCGGCAACAACCTGGCCGCCGCCTCGCGCGGCCTGGCGCGGATGGCCGGCCGCCACGTGCCCGCCTGGATGGCGCAGGCCGATGTGGCGGCCGCCGGCTGCGATGCCGTGCTGACCGGCGGTCTGGCCGCGGTGGTCGGCCTCAGCGTGGCCGAGCGCCGCGGCCTGCCGGCCATCGGTACCGGCATGATCCCGCTGACGCCGACGCGCGCCTTCGCGTCGCCCTTCCTGCCGCCGATGCCGCTGCCGGGCGTGCTGCGCCGGGCCAGTTACGGGCTGGTCAACCAGGCGGTGTGGCGCACCTTCCGCACGCCGATCAACGCTGCGCGGGCCGCACTGGGGCAACCGCCGCGCCGCACGTTGTGGACCGGCCTGCCGATGCTGTACGGCATTTCCCCGCAGCTGCTGCCGCCGCCTGCCGACTGGCCGGCCGACCATGTGGTGTGCGGGCAATGGCGGATGCCGGAACAACCGTGGTCGCCGCCTGCTGATCTACAGGCCTTCCTCGATGCAGGCCCGGCACCGGTCTATCTCGGCTTCGGCAGCATGACCGGTTTCGACCGCGAGCGCGTGCTGCCGGCCCTGCTGAAGGCGCTGGCGCCACGCCGCGTGCTGCTGTTCCCGGGCTGGGCCGGATTGCCTGCGGGTGCATTGCCAGCGAACGTGTTCGTGCTCGGCCCGACCCCGCATGAAGCACTGTTCCCACGCTGCGCGCTGGCCATCCACCATGGCGGCAGCGGCACCACGCATTCGGCCTGCCGCGCCGGCATTCCTTCGCTGGTGATGCCGTTCGCCGCCGATCAGTTCTTCTGGGCGCGGCGCCTGCAGACGCTGGGCGTTGCGCCTGCGCCGCTGTCACCGAAGCGGTTGGAAGCGGCCTCGCTTACGGCGGCGATTGCGTTCGCCGAGGACAGCGCGACGCGTGCGCGTGCTGCTGCACTAGGCGTAGCGATGGCCAGCGAGGATGGCGTGGCAACGGGTGTGGCGATGATCGAGCGCTGGCTGCAGCCGGTGTAA
- a CDS encoding mandelate racemase/muconate lactonizing enzyme family protein → MSAVTRVETFILTVPRSTPYLGPLGIGERVNERGYLVRRGNGTLYPTVDRSVLVRVTTADGAVGWGETYGICAPRATCEIINDLLAPELLGREPEDVEAIWDDLYGLMRVRGCGSGFHTDAIAALDIALWDLRARAADQPLWSLLGERRHERIAGYVSGLPAATLEEKVAMARTFQQQGHTAFKVHAVVSHDGIAEEMAALRQALGADAQLMVDLHWKFDLEGALQLAHQLQPVGLTFIEAPLKPEDVPGLVALGQQSPIPVAAGEEWPTDYVARPRVEGGSLAYVQPEMGHTGITQFLRIARLAAAHGVQVAPHATIGGGIFMAASLHASAVVEGLWRHEWQHSIFSRSVQMLDTDMAYTQDGYQLPSGPGLGAVPNATFWQHAEAVA, encoded by the coding sequence ATGAGCGCCGTCACCCGCGTCGAAACCTTCATCCTCACCGTGCCACGCAGCACGCCCTACCTGGGGCCATTGGGTATCGGGGAAAGGGTCAACGAGCGTGGCTACCTGGTGCGCCGGGGCAACGGCACGCTGTACCCGACCGTGGACCGCTCGGTGCTGGTACGGGTGACCACCGCCGACGGCGCCGTTGGTTGGGGTGAGACGTACGGCATCTGCGCACCGCGAGCGACCTGCGAAATCATCAACGACCTGCTGGCACCGGAGCTGCTGGGCCGCGAACCGGAAGATGTCGAGGCGATCTGGGACGACCTGTACGGCCTGATGCGCGTGCGCGGCTGCGGCAGCGGTTTCCACACCGATGCCATCGCCGCGCTGGACATCGCGCTGTGGGACCTGCGCGCACGCGCCGCGGACCAGCCGCTGTGGTCGCTGCTGGGAGAGCGGCGCCACGAGCGCATCGCCGGCTACGTGTCCGGCCTGCCCGCGGCCACGCTGGAGGAAAAGGTGGCCATGGCGCGCACGTTCCAGCAGCAGGGCCATACCGCCTTCAAGGTGCACGCGGTGGTCAGCCACGACGGCATTGCCGAAGAGATGGCGGCGCTTCGCCAGGCACTGGGCGCGGACGCCCAGCTGATGGTCGACCTGCACTGGAAGTTCGATCTGGAGGGCGCGCTGCAGTTGGCCCACCAGCTGCAGCCAGTGGGCCTGACCTTCATCGAGGCGCCGCTGAAGCCGGAGGACGTGCCTGGACTGGTCGCGCTGGGCCAGCAGAGCCCGATTCCGGTGGCTGCGGGCGAAGAGTGGCCGACTGATTACGTGGCGAGGCCGCGCGTGGAAGGTGGAAGCCTGGCCTACGTGCAGCCGGAGATGGGCCACACCGGCATCACCCAGTTCCTGCGCATCGCCCGCCTGGCCGCTGCCCACGGCGTACAGGTCGCACCGCACGCCACCATCGGCGGCGGCATCTTCATGGCGGCCAGCCTGCATGCATCGGCGGTGGTCGAAGGGCTGTGGCGGCACGAGTGGCAGCACTCGATCTTCTCGCGCTCGGTGCAGATGCTGGACACCGACATGGCCTATACGCAGGACGGCTACCAGCTGCCCAGCGGCCCCGGCCTGGGTGCGGTTCCCAACGCGACGTTCTGGCAACACGCCGAAGCCGTGGCCTGA